A part of Desulfobacter sp. genomic DNA contains:
- a CDS encoding HlyC/CorC family transporter, with translation MTFEVTLLLICLLLSGFFSASETALFSISKVKALHVAKDGSSTGRLIMEMKEDSHTLLTTILIGNNLVNIGASALATSLAISYFASNAVGIATGAMTLLILVFGEIFPKSFANHNNVLVSRGVIYPLYWLSKLFFPLIFILNFIPKLHGTIDNAQEAVTEDELMTMVEVVEEEGEIKVEEKEYITSIFEFDDTSCSEIMTPRADMFVVDVSQGLDIQDVLRTGFSRIPVIEDTIDNIVGILHVKDLFAKFQRQVESGKNVGDLELKSIMKKPYFIPESKKLDSLLQAFKTKKNHMAVVVDEHGGVSGIVTLEDVVEEVFGEIVDETDHNAPDIVQLKGKKWLVSGRMDVDDLNKALDIEIPESANYDTISGFFLEQIERIPQPGEFIRLDDWVITVKDMDGNRIKSFIVKPADNQDAKGLG, from the coding sequence ATGACCTTTGAAGTGACCCTGTTGCTCATCTGTCTTCTATTGTCCGGTTTTTTTTCGGCTTCGGAAACAGCACTTTTTTCGATTTCAAAAGTCAAAGCACTACATGTGGCCAAGGACGGTTCCAGCACAGGCCGCCTGATTATGGAGATGAAAGAGGATTCCCATACACTTCTGACCACGATTCTCATCGGCAACAACCTGGTTAATATCGGTGCGTCTGCCCTGGCAACATCCCTGGCTATTTCCTATTTTGCCTCCAACGCCGTCGGCATTGCAACCGGTGCCATGACCCTTCTTATCCTGGTCTTCGGGGAAATTTTTCCCAAGTCCTTTGCCAACCACAACAATGTGCTGGTATCCAGGGGGGTGATTTATCCCCTGTACTGGCTGTCAAAACTTTTCTTTCCCCTGATCTTTATTCTCAATTTTATTCCCAAACTCCATGGGACCATTGATAACGCCCAGGAGGCCGTTACCGAAGATGAACTTATGACCATGGTTGAGGTGGTTGAGGAGGAAGGGGAAATCAAAGTGGAAGAAAAAGAGTATATCACCAGCATCTTTGAGTTTGACGATACCTCCTGTTCAGAAATCATGACCCCCAGGGCGGATATGTTTGTGGTGGATGTTTCCCAGGGCCTGGATATCCAGGATGTGCTTAGAACCGGCTTTTCAAGAATACCGGTGATAGAGGATACCATTGACAATATCGTTGGGATTCTTCATGTGAAGGATCTTTTCGCAAAGTTCCAGCGCCAGGTTGAATCGGGAAAAAATGTCGGGGACCTTGAATTGAAATCCATCATGAAAAAACCCTATTTTATCCCGGAATCCAAAAAGCTGGATTCCCTGCTCCAGGCCTTTAAAACCAAGAAGAACCATATGGCGGTGGTGGTGGATGAGCACGGCGGGGTCTCAGGCATTGTCACCCTGGAGGACGTGGTGGAAGAGGTGTTTGGCGAAATTGTCGATGAGACCGATCATAACGCCCCTGACATTGTTCAGTTAAAGGGGAAAAAATGGCTGGTCTCCGGACGGATGGATGTGGATGACCTGAACAAGGCCCTTGATATTGAAATTCCGGAATCCGCCAACTACGATACCATTTCAGGTTTTTTTCTTGAGCAGATCGAGCGGATTCCCCAACCGGGAGAGTTCATTCGGCTGGATGACTGGGTGATTACGGTGAAGGACATGGACGGTAACCGGATAAAATCCTTTATCGTCAAACCTGCTGACAACCAGGACGCCAAGGGACTCGGATAA
- the pheA gene encoding prephenate dehydratase, whose product MEIPKEKKVDDTQANSLAPLREEIDRIDARILELINRRLNIGEQVGMVKKQKGSQILDRARERMVVENLFKINQGPANPELIQYIFNVIITATREIQKPKTIAFLGPKASYTHIAALNHFRHSGDFAEQPSLFDVFREVERSQGHYGVVPVENSIEGAVNHTLDLFTEFDLNICAEHYEPISHDLLSITGEPDDVRTIYSHPQAIAQCKGWIRKHFPEAEVLETSSTSKAAQMAAGDETVAAIASQKAAHIYELLPVASKIEDRGGNITRFLVIGKDSPEPTGKDKTSIMFATSHTPGALFKALAPIDRAGLNMVKLESRPTRHHNWSYYFFMDIEGHIKEAAVSRTIDEIRSATLSLKILGAYPIFKKEEPLP is encoded by the coding sequence ATGGAAATACCGAAAGAGAAAAAAGTGGATGATACCCAAGCCAATTCTCTGGCACCTTTGAGGGAAGAGATCGACCGGATTGATGCCAGGATTCTGGAGCTGATAAACCGGCGCCTGAACATCGGAGAACAGGTGGGCATGGTTAAAAAGCAGAAGGGCAGTCAGATCCTTGACCGGGCCCGGGAACGGATGGTGGTTGAAAACCTGTTTAAAATTAACCAAGGCCCTGCGAACCCGGAGCTGATCCAGTATATATTTAATGTGATCATCACCGCCACCAGGGAAATCCAAAAGCCTAAGACCATCGCCTTTTTAGGACCTAAAGCAAGTTACACCCATATTGCCGCCCTGAATCATTTCAGGCATTCCGGTGATTTTGCTGAACAACCCAGCCTCTTTGATGTATTCCGGGAGGTAGAACGGTCCCAGGGTCATTACGGGGTGGTACCGGTGGAAAATTCCATTGAAGGGGCAGTGAATCATACACTGGACCTGTTTACTGAGTTTGACCTGAATATATGTGCCGAGCATTACGAACCTATTTCCCACGACCTGCTTTCCATCACCGGGGAGCCGGACGATGTCAGAACCATTTACTCCCATCCCCAGGCCATTGCCCAGTGCAAGGGGTGGATTCGTAAACACTTCCCCGAAGCCGAGGTGCTGGAGACAAGTTCCACTTCCAAGGCAGCTCAGATGGCCGCCGGGGACGAAACCGTTGCGGCCATCGCTTCCCAAAAGGCGGCCCATATTTATGAACTGCTGCCCGTGGCGTCAAAAATCGAAGACCGGGGGGGGAATATTACCCGGTTTTTGGTCATTGGCAAGGATTCCCCGGAACCCACCGGCAAAGATAAAACCTCAATTATGTTTGCCACCTCCCATACCCCGGGGGCGTTATTCAAAGCCCTGGCCCCCATTGACAGGGCCGGACTGAACATGGTGAAACTTGAATCCAGGCCCACCCGGCACCACAACTGGAGCTATTATTTTTTTATGGATATTGAAGGCCATATCAAAGAAGCGGCGGTGAGCCGTACAATTGACGAAATCAGGTCTGCAACTCTTTCGCTCAAAATTCTGGGGGCATATCCCATATTTAAAAAAGAGGAGCCCCTCCCATGA
- the aroE gene encoding shikimate dehydrogenase, producing the protein MTHCLIDTSTALYCVLGRPVAHSKSPAVHNRAFREEKINAVYLAFEPENIEKAVMSIKTLSIRGASVTIPFKESVMAYLDWIDPLGLEIGAVNTIVNEDGVLKGYNTDCRAAIDPILGLGSIRDKRVCIVGAGGAARAVAHGAAKEGAKIIVTNRTQEKGLDLADRVSGEFVPAKEAEDIQADVVINTTSLGMVPNDQVLSFSEKALRPGMLVMDVVYAPMDTCLLKTARSKGCTTIDGLTMFLAQAAAQFTLWTGRIPDIELMRKDILG; encoded by the coding sequence ATGACCCATTGTTTAATCGATACCTCCACCGCCCTTTATTGCGTGCTTGGGCGTCCGGTTGCCCATTCCAAAAGCCCAGCCGTCCATAACAGGGCGTTCCGGGAAGAAAAGATCAATGCCGTTTACCTGGCATTTGAACCCGAAAATATTGAAAAGGCCGTCATGTCAATCAAAACCCTTTCCATCCGGGGGGCTTCTGTGACCATTCCCTTTAAGGAATCTGTCATGGCGTATCTGGACTGGATTGATCCCCTGGGATTGGAAATCGGGGCGGTAAACACCATCGTCAATGAGGACGGTGTCCTCAAGGGCTATAACACTGACTGCCGGGCGGCTATTGATCCCATCCTGGGCCTGGGCAGCATCCGGGATAAACGGGTTTGCATTGTCGGGGCAGGGGGAGCGGCCCGGGCCGTCGCCCACGGGGCCGCAAAGGAAGGGGCAAAAATTATTGTCACCAACCGGACCCAGGAAAAGGGGCTGGACCTGGCAGACCGGGTATCCGGAGAATTTGTTCCGGCCAAGGAAGCTGAGGATATACAGGCGGACGTGGTGATCAACACCACCAGCCTGGGCATGGTGCCCAATGACCAGGTCTTGAGTTTTTCTGAAAAGGCCCTTCGGCCCGGTATGCTGGTCATGGATGTGGTGTATGCGCCCATGGATACCTGTCTGCTGAAAACCGCCAGGTCAAAGGGATGCACCACCATTGACGGGTTGACCATGTTCCTGGCCCAGGCCGCCGCCCAGTTTACGCTGTGGACGGGCAGGATTCCTGATATCGAACTGATGAGAAAAGACATATTGGGCTGA